From Lucilia cuprina isolate Lc7/37 chromosome 4, ASM2204524v1, whole genome shotgun sequence:
ATACATATTTGAGTTTTCGATCTAcatagcaaaattttaataaataattttttggttaaattgtACAATTCTATTTGAGAAAATATGCccttagaaaattgtatttagaaaattgtcttcatattaatatttaaacttttattgaaacttttttgttatctttttgttttgaattatctatttatatttttatgaaacattgtgttagttttttttaaccaaaagaaaaaaattattaatggaCTAAAAATCagattagaaataaaattaaatgttttctcatattatatatgtatttttcttcatttgtgCCATTGATAGGCCATTCCTGTTATTGCTCTTGTGCTAACAATTTCCtgtgaattttttgtttacttttctaagcaacaacaaaaagttataaatttattttcattttaattttaacaacaaaataatgaattccCAGGAATTTAAGAAAGTTATATGTCGAATTTGTTTAGATGAGTCGGTAGTATTAGATTGGAACGATAGTATAAATGATTATAGCGATATAACATACAAAGATTGCTATTATAAATATACACAATTGGAATGGCTTGGTTTGTATTGTCTtccaaattgtatatatttaaaataaattttattaaatgcttCAAATCTCGGTTTATTCAGCCTCCGACAGCTTTTCACCCATGTTATGTCAAACATGTGCAAATGGTTTACAAAATTTCCATGCTCTAATTTTAAAAGCATTAGAAtcgtataaatattttcaagaatCTGCAGCAAACATCAACACACAAATTGTCAATAATAGTTGCACAAATATTGAAACTGATATAAAATATACACCAACAGAATTTGAAACAGTACTGGTGCATAAATTAGAAGTAGAACCTGTAATAGAAGATCATTTTGTGTATGACAACTCAGATGAAGAGTTTAAGGTTAAACCGACAAAAACTAAAGTTGGTAGGCGATCTAAACGTTGTATATCTTTAAAGCACAATCatgaaaaatgtaacaaaatgtCAGATGAACCTATGGAAAAAGATAAAATAGCGGATAATTCTAATGATAATTTGCAGGACTTACAACAAGTAAAAACTCGTAATAAAACGTttgctaaaagaaaaacaaaaaaacaagtagaagTTAAGGAGAATAATACAAAGAAATCGaacgacaacacctcctctttgtgcataccaaatttcattaaaatcggattaaccgtttagaagttaccgaattatttccctcttttttttcctataccactgtgcggcgTAGAGTGATCTGAGGGATCACTTCAGATACGACTACGTAAAAGTTCGTTGCGATTTATCCCCTAGTTCGCAATATTGGATTTTTCCGAAATAAATGAGATAGAATAAACtcaattaacattttatattttgatacactacaccactttagtggggagggtatattgtgtttgtgctgatgtttgtaacatacaaaaatattcgtcctataaccaccttaaagtataccaatcggcttagaatcattttctgagtccgtctggccggctgtccatgtaaaccttgtgcgcaaggtacaggctgcaattttcaagataattggatgaaatttggcacacatgcTTCTATCGGCCCAAGGAcgatggttaaaatcggtccattgaaaatggttaaaatcggtccattatttcgactagccccatacaaccgtaccccccaaatagggccttttggcttataattaatttaaatgatctattatgtcaacaaaagtcgacaaaacttagttttatagaactttaaatgacactaccgatttttgtaatgattgggcttcatttgaccctatcccccactaacacttttaaattatacataaataatattgaagaagacttaactccccctaccaacatttttaaggatagggccatattttgccctactcccctttgagccctcttaaaaaaatctcttttttgccaaaaaaaagtaaaaatattccgaaataaatttaaaaaaacaaaccaaatgctttatttttttaaataatccccatttttaacatacatactgactggtgtagggtatcatatggtcggctacggccgact
This genomic window contains:
- the LOC124419272 gene encoding uncharacterized protein LOC124419272 yields the protein MNSQEFKKVICRICLDESVVLDWNDSINDYSDITYKDCYYKYTQLEWLASDSFSPMLCQTCANGLQNFHALILKALESYKYFQESAANINTQIVNNSCTNIETDIKYTPTEFETVLVHKLEVEPVIEDHFVYDNSDEEFKVKPTKTKVGRRSKRCISLKHNHEKCNKMSDEPMEKDKIADNSNDNLQDLQQVKTRNKTFAKRKTKKQVEVKENNTKKSNDNTSSFSQYWIFPK